From Paenarthrobacter sp. A20:
CGAACACCGTGGTCCCGCCTGCCGCTAGTGAACGGACCAGGCCCCGGACCTCACGCGTCCCTTGCGGGTCAAGGCCGTTGGTTGGTTCGTCGAGGACCAGCAGCTCCCGCGGCCTGAGCATGGCGTTGGCCAGCCCCAGCCGCTGTTTCATGCCGAGCGAGTAAGCGCGGACTTTCTTTCCGGCGGCGTGGCTGAGCCCAACGCGTTCCAAGGCGTCATGGACGCGCTGCCGCCGGGTAGAGGACAAAGCATGCCGATCGGCGGCATCAAGGCGCATGAGGTTGCCCGTGCCTGAGAGGAAAGGATAAAAGCCCGGCCCCTCCACCAAGGCCCCCACATCAGGCAGCACTGTTGCCAGGGCCTCCGGCATCGGCTTACCGAGGACGCGGACGCTCCCACTGTTCGCCGAAGCCAGGCCCAGCAGCACCCGGATGGTGGTGGTCTTTCCTGAACCGTTGGGGCCAAGGAAACCGAACACGGACCCACGGGGGACCGAGAGATCAATTCCATCGACGGCGGATCGGTGGCCGAAACGCTTGACCAAGCCGTGCGTTTCTATGGCGGGTTCGGCTGGGACGGGTTCCTTCACAGTGCGGCAGCGGCTGCCTGGAGCCGTTCCAAGGGCACCATGCCCGCGTAGATGCGGCCGTCGTCGAGAATCAGGATGCTCACCAGCGATGTCCTCAACGCCCGGCCGCCGGCAACTGGCTCCAGCGTTTGCGCAAACTGGGGATTGGAGGTCAGCCCGGACGGAGCAGAACCGGCGGGCAGGGCGATGATCGAATCCCAGCCCTGTCCTGTGACAGTGGCGCGGGGGTGGCTGGTCGTGGGGGAACCCTCAGGGGCCGTCATGGTTGGAACGGGCTTGGCCGGGAGTGCCTTCTCCGACACCGTGGCGCCCGGGGGTGGGGTGAAGTCGAACAACGCGGCATCCGGTGTGGACAGGTCCAGCTCAGTGAAGGCAAGCGAATACGCCGGTTCGGTTTGCCCTTTGGCGCGGACTTCGATGCCCAACGGAAGCCCGGTTTCCGCGTCGACGTCGATGGTCACCGAGTCAACCAGGGTTTCCGCGCTGCGCGGGTGCAGGCTCACACGGTATGCGCTGCGGCCGGCTACTGAGGAAGCCTCGCCGACCGATACCCCTGTGCTGTCATCAATGGCGGCCAGGAAACGGCTCGCCATGGCCTCAGGCGTGGGCACGTCCCGCGCAGACGTGTCCGGCGACGGCGTGGGAGGGAGCGATTCCCTCGGCCCCGCGAAGGACGGGACTTCCGCTCTGCTTGGCGCCGGCATGGTCAAATGCGTCGCGCTGTTGTCCGCAGAGTTGTAGAACCACGCGTCACCACCGTTGATCACGACGTCACGCTCGGCCATGCGGTCCAAGACCTGCAACCGGGCCTTGAACGGGCCATCGAGGTAAACCCGGGCCGTGTGCGACCCGGTCAACAGTTCCATGGCTGAGGCCGCTCCTGGGGCGGTTCCCGGTCCTGCAGGGACCTCGGGTAACCCAAGCCCGGCGGTCTGCTCCACTGTGCCGGACAGTGCCCGCACCTCGGTGCGCGCGATCATGGCCAGGACCTCGTCGGCGGTCTTGGGTGGGAGGGACACCGTGGCGCCGGCCTGTACGGAGCCGAACATTACTGCCATCGCCACCACAAGGGTGATCAGGACGGCAGGCAGCCACCGCTGCTTGGTCCGCGCCACTGCTACCAACCACCACACGTGAAAGGCATAAATCCAGACTACTCCGGATAACCGTCCGGATCACCTGCCCCCTGCATCAGGCCCGGATAAGTTGGCGGGCCAATTCCACCGCCCCGTGGACTGGGGTTTGCTTGAGGATCCGGATCAACGACGGATCTTCCAAGGAAACCTTTCGGCCAACTGACCCGGCAAGTTGGGTGTGGTTCACCAACAAACTGCCTGCCATGACCAGAGGCAGGTCCAAGCCAAGCTCTCCCAAGACCTGCCTGGCCAGCGCGGCCAGATGATGGGCTGCCTCTGCCTGGATCCGCAAAGCGGCCGGATCGCCTTCAGTTGCCAGTTCAAGGACCAACGGAGCGAGCACAGCCCAGTGGTCCGGCTCAGG
This genomic window contains:
- a CDS encoding ABC transporter ATP-binding protein — protein: MKEPVPAEPAIETHGLVKRFGHRSAVDGIDLSVPRGSVFGFLGPNGSGKTTTIRVLLGLASANSGSVRVLGKPMPEALATVLPDVGALVEGPGFYPFLSGTGNLMRLDAADRHALSSTRRQRVHDALERVGLSHAAGKKVRAYSLGMKQRLGLANAMLRPRELLVLDEPTNGLDPQGTREVRGLVRSLAAGGTTVFVSSHLLAEVEQMCTHVGVMSAGRLVAQGPLDELRAAGQTHVVVQTPDVERAASVLTRLGLVPGEAPGTGSAWGSTALLGTGLNGVEPERIVAALVADGVRVRGFTVEKASLEDRFVSLTGEGFDVVG
- a CDS encoding DUF2092 domain-containing protein, which gives rise to MARTKQRWLPAVLITLVVAMAVMFGSVQAGATVSLPPKTADEVLAMIARTEVRALSGTVEQTAGLGLPEVPAGPGTAPGAASAMELLTGSHTARVYLDGPFKARLQVLDRMAERDVVINGGDAWFYNSADNSATHLTMPAPSRAEVPSFAGPRESLPPTPSPDTSARDVPTPEAMASRFLAAIDDSTGVSVGEASSVAGRSAYRVSLHPRSAETLVDSVTIDVDAETGLPLGIEVRAKGQTEPAYSLAFTELDLSTPDAALFDFTPPPGATVSEKALPAKPVPTMTAPEGSPTTSHPRATVTGQGWDSIIALPAGSAPSGLTSNPQFAQTLEPVAGGRALRTSLVSILILDDGRIYAGMVPLERLQAAAAAL